The following proteins come from a genomic window of Salvia hispanica cultivar TCC Black 2014 chromosome 4, UniMelb_Shisp_WGS_1.0, whole genome shotgun sequence:
- the LOC125222121 gene encoding heterogeneous nuclear ribonucleoprotein 1-like — protein sequence MEVDQGKLFIGGISWDTNEDRLKEYFETYGDVVEAVIMKDRTTGRARGFGFVVFADPAVAERVVKEKHMIEGRTVEAKKAVPRDDQHLVNRNSGSMQGSPGTGRTKKIFVGGLASTVTENDFKTYFDQFGTITDVVVMYDHNTQRPRGFGFITYDSEDAVDMVLHKTFHELNGKMVEVKRAVPKELSPGPSRSPLVGYNYGFTRPSNFLNSYAPGYNLSSVGGYGVRMDGRYSPLASGRAGFSPFGSPAYGLGVNMEQGLSGGFGGGSNFNGNLGYGRVLNPYFSNNQSRYNTPIGYNTNNSRGESFLSSSPRSVWGNSGLNASPNSGGSASYFGSGSGGFGVFGNNGANWGTSPVAGSLGGNSSGYNGGNFGYRGGDNSYAAGAGGFGRNTGTGVITTSSFPTSTGDYEGSYGDFYRSGSVYGDPTWQTTSSELDNSNSYGYGLGDSVDVAAKDSEDYVVGYDLPNRQSSRGIAA from the exons ATGGAGGTGGATCAAGGTAAGCTCTTTATCGGTGGGATTTCTTGGGACACAAATGAGGATCGTCTTAAAGAGTATTTTGAAACATATGGCGATGTTGTGGAAGCAGTGATCATGAAAGACCGAACCACAGGTCGTGCTCGTGGATTTGGCTTTGTTGTCTTTGCAGACCCTGCCGTTGCTGAGAGGGTGGTTAAGGAGAAGCACATGATTGAAGGACGAACT GTTGAAGCCAAGAAAGCTGTTCCAAGGGATGATCAGCACCTTGTAAATCGGAACAGTGGTAGCATGCAAGGTTCACCAGGAACTGGGCGCACTAAAAAGATATTTGTAGGAGGATTAGCATCTACAGTCACTGAGAATgattttaaaacttattttgATCAGTTCGGTACCATAACAGACGTTGTGGTGATGTATGACCACAACACGCAGAGGCCAAGAGGTTTTGGTTTTATAACATATGATTCGGAGGACGCAGTAGATATGGTATTGCACAAAACTTTTCATGAACTCAATGGTAAAATGGTTGAGGTAAAGCGAGCGGTTCCCAAAGAGTTGTCTCCGGGGCCCAGCCGGAGCCCCCTTGTTGGTTATAACTATGGGTTCACTAGACCCAGCAATTTCCTCAATAGCTATGCCCCGGGATATAATCTTAGCTCAGTTGGAGGTTATGGAGTTAGGATGGATGGTAGATACAGTCCACTGGCTAGTGGTCGAGCTGGTTTCTCACCTTTCGGTTCTCCTGCATATGGGCTGGGTGTCAATATGGAGCAAGGTTTAAGTGGTGGCTTTGGAGGAGGCTCTAACTTCAACGGCAACCTTGGTTATGGCCGTGTTCTGAACCCTTATTTTTCCAATAACCAGAGCAGGTACAACACACCTATTGGTTACAATACAAATAACAGCAGAGGTGAATCTTTTCTAAGCTCTTCACCTAGAAGTGTTTGGGGAAACAGTGGACTTAATGCTTCTCCAAATAGTGGCGGCTCTGCTTCATACTTTGGATCTGGAAGTGGTGGTTTCGGAGTCTTTGGAAACAATGGGGCAAACTGGGGTACTTCCCCTGTTGCTGGGTCCCTCGGAGGAAACTCTTCTGGCTACAATGGTGGAAACTTTGGCTATAGAGGTGGAGATAACAGTTATGCTGCGGGAGCAGGAGGATTTGGAAGAAACACTGGAACTGGTGTAATTACAACATCTTCTTTCCCTACCTCAACTGGTGACTATGAGGGGTCCTATGGGGACTTTTACCGTAGTGGTTCTGTATATGGTGACCCAACTTGGCAAACTACATCTTCTGAGCTCGATAATTCTAATTCGTATGGTTATGGGCTTGGAGATTCAGTAGATGTTGCTGCTAAAGATTCTGAGGATTATGTGGTCGGCTATGACCTTCCAAATAGGCAATCCAGTAGAG GCATTGCTGCGTAG
- the LOC125222120 gene encoding heterogeneous nuclear ribonucleoprotein 1-like isoform X2, whose protein sequence is MEVDQGKLFIGGISWDTNEDRLKEYFETYGEVVEAVIMRDRTTGRARGFGFIVYADPAVAERVVKEKHMIDGRTVEAKKAVPRDDQHLINRNSGSMQGSPGTGRTKKIFVGGLASTVTENDFKTYFDQFGTITDVVVMYDHNTQRPRGFGFITYDSEDAVDMVLHKTFHELNGKMVEVKRAVPKELSPGPSRSPLVGYNYGFTRPSNFLNSYAPGYNLSSVGGYGVRMDGRYSPLASGRAGFSPFGSPAYGLGVNMEQGLSGGFGGGSNFNGNLGYGRVLNPYFSNNQSRYNTPIGYNTNNSRGESFLSSSPRSVWGNSGLNASPNSGGSASYFGSGSGGFGVFGNNGANWGTSPVAGSLGGNSSGYNGGNFGYRGGDNSYAAGAGGFGRNTGTGVITTSSFPTSTGDYEGSYGDFYRSGSVYGDPTWQTASSELDNSNSYGYGLGDSEDVAAKDSEDYVVGYDLPNRQSSRGIAA, encoded by the exons ATGGAGGTGGATCAAGGTAAGCTATTTATAGGTGGGATTTCTTGGGACACGAATGAGGATCGTCTTAAAGAGTATTTTGAAACATATGGAGAGGTTGTGGAGGCAGTGATCATGAGAGACCGAACCACAGGTCGTGCTCGTGGATTTGGCTTCATTGTCTATGCAGACCCTGCCGTTGCTGAGAGGGTGGTTAAGGAGAAGCACATGATTGATGGACGAACT GTTGAAGCCAAGAAAGCTGTTCCAAGGGATGATCAGCACCTTATAAATCGGAACAGTGGCAGCATGCAAGGTTCACCAGGAACTGGACGCACTAAAAAGATATTTGTAGGAGGATTAGCATCTACAGTCACTGAGAATgattttaaaacttattttgATCAGTTTGGAACTATAACAGACGTCGTGGTGATGTACGACCACAACACGCAGAGGCCAAGAGGCTTTGGTTTTATAACATATGATTCGGAAGACGCAGTAGATATGGTATTGCACAAAACTTTTCATGAACTCAATGGTAAAATGGTTGAGGTAAAGCGAGCGGTTCCCAAAGAGTTGTCTCCGGGGCCCAGCCGGAGCCCCCTTGTTGGTTATAACTATGGGTTCACTAGACCCAGCAATTTCCTCAATAGCTATGCCCCGGGATATAATCTTAGCTCAGTTGGAGGTTATGGAGTTAGGATGGATGGTAGATACAGTCCACTGGCTAGTGGTCGAGCTGGTTTCTCACCTTTCGGTTCTCCTGCATATGGGCTGGGTGTCAATATGGAGCAAGGTTTAAGTGGTGGCTTTGGAGGAGGCTCTAACTTCAACGGCAACCTTGGTTATGGCCGTGTTCTGAACCCTTATTTTTCCAATAACCAGAGCAGGTACAACACACCTATTGGTTACAATACAAATAACAGCAGAGGTGAATCTTTTCTAAGCTCTTCACCTAGAAGTGTTTGGGGAAACAGTGGACTTAATGCTTCTCCAAATAGTGGCGGCTCTGCTTCATACTTTGGATCTGGAAGTGGTGGTTTCGGAGTCTTTGGAAACAATGGGGCAAACTGGGGTACTTCCCCTGTTGCTGGGTCCCTCGGAGGAAACTCTTCTGGCTACAATGGTGGAAACTTTGGCTATAGAG GTGGAGATAACAGTTATGCTGCGGGAGCAGGAGGATTTGGAAGAAACACTGGAACTGGTGTAATTACAACATCTTCTTTCCCTACCTCAACTGGTGACTATGAGGGGTCCTATGGGGACTTTTACCGTAGTGGTTCTGTATATGGTGACCCAACTTGGCAAACTGCATCTTCTGAGCTTGATAATTCTAATTCGTATGGTTATGGGCTTGGAGACTCAGAAGATGTTGCTGCTAAAGATTCTGAGGATTATGTGGTCGGCTATGACCTTCCAAATAGGCAATCCAGTAGAG GGATTGCTGCGTAG
- the LOC125222120 gene encoding heterogeneous nuclear ribonucleoprotein 1-like isoform X1 translates to MEVDQGKLFIGGISWDTNEDRLKEYFETYGEVVEAVIMRDRTTGRARGFGFIVYADPAVAERVVKEKHMIDGRTVEAKKAVPRDDQHLINRNSGSMQGSPGTGRTKKIFVGGLASTVTENDFKTYFDQFGTITDVVVMYDHNTQRPRGFGFITYDSEDAVDMVLHKTFHELNGKMVEVKRAVPKELSPGPSRSPLVGYNYGFTRPSNFLNSYAPGYNLSSVGGYGVRMDGRYSPLASGRAGFSPFGSPAYGLGVNMEQGLSGGFGGGSNFNGNLGYGRVLNPYFSNNQSRYNTPIGYNTNNSRGESFLSSSPRSVWGNSGLNASPNSGGSASYFGSGSGGFGVFGNNGANWGTSPVAGSLGGNSSGYNGGNFGYRGGDNSYAAGAGGFGRNTGTGVITTSSFPTSTGDYEGSYGDFYRSGSVYGDPTWQTASSELDNSNSYGYGLGDSEDVAAKDSEDYVVGYDLPNRQSSRGNISLILI, encoded by the exons ATGGAGGTGGATCAAGGTAAGCTATTTATAGGTGGGATTTCTTGGGACACGAATGAGGATCGTCTTAAAGAGTATTTTGAAACATATGGAGAGGTTGTGGAGGCAGTGATCATGAGAGACCGAACCACAGGTCGTGCTCGTGGATTTGGCTTCATTGTCTATGCAGACCCTGCCGTTGCTGAGAGGGTGGTTAAGGAGAAGCACATGATTGATGGACGAACT GTTGAAGCCAAGAAAGCTGTTCCAAGGGATGATCAGCACCTTATAAATCGGAACAGTGGCAGCATGCAAGGTTCACCAGGAACTGGACGCACTAAAAAGATATTTGTAGGAGGATTAGCATCTACAGTCACTGAGAATgattttaaaacttattttgATCAGTTTGGAACTATAACAGACGTCGTGGTGATGTACGACCACAACACGCAGAGGCCAAGAGGCTTTGGTTTTATAACATATGATTCGGAAGACGCAGTAGATATGGTATTGCACAAAACTTTTCATGAACTCAATGGTAAAATGGTTGAGGTAAAGCGAGCGGTTCCCAAAGAGTTGTCTCCGGGGCCCAGCCGGAGCCCCCTTGTTGGTTATAACTATGGGTTCACTAGACCCAGCAATTTCCTCAATAGCTATGCCCCGGGATATAATCTTAGCTCAGTTGGAGGTTATGGAGTTAGGATGGATGGTAGATACAGTCCACTGGCTAGTGGTCGAGCTGGTTTCTCACCTTTCGGTTCTCCTGCATATGGGCTGGGTGTCAATATGGAGCAAGGTTTAAGTGGTGGCTTTGGAGGAGGCTCTAACTTCAACGGCAACCTTGGTTATGGCCGTGTTCTGAACCCTTATTTTTCCAATAACCAGAGCAGGTACAACACACCTATTGGTTACAATACAAATAACAGCAGAGGTGAATCTTTTCTAAGCTCTTCACCTAGAAGTGTTTGGGGAAACAGTGGACTTAATGCTTCTCCAAATAGTGGCGGCTCTGCTTCATACTTTGGATCTGGAAGTGGTGGTTTCGGAGTCTTTGGAAACAATGGGGCAAACTGGGGTACTTCCCCTGTTGCTGGGTCCCTCGGAGGAAACTCTTCTGGCTACAATGGTGGAAACTTTGGCTATAGAGGTGGAGATAACAGTTATGCTGCGGGAGCAGGAGGATTTGGAAGAAACACTGGAACTGGTGTAATTACAACATCTTCTTTCCCTACCTCAACTGGTGACTATGAGGGGTCCTATGGGGACTTTTACCGTAGTGGTTCTGTATATGGTGACCCAACTTGGCAAACTGCATCTTCTGAGCTTGATAATTCTAATTCGTATGGTTATGGGCTTGGAGACTCAGAAGATGTTGCTGCTAAAGATTCTGAGGATTATGTGGTCGGCTATGACCTTCCAAATAGGCAATCCAGTAGAGGTAATATTTCTTTGATTCTTATCTAA
- the LOC125222139 gene encoding uncharacterized protein LOC125222139 has protein sequence MDSPQSVVSPLKSSFLESEKQHMTEKSSLFTREINSQRNGSEVGNVEEFLGALKVYIHQARDIHNICIYQKQDVYAKLCVTSDPEKTVSTKIINGGGANPVFNENLILNVRKVDSSLKCEIWMLSRVKNYLEDQLLGFALVPISEVLLNNGKLEKEFSLSSTDLFHSPAGFVQLSVSYDGVPPEVIPIPAPLTSAESDSVTKDTESAKSVPDDMDKIEFPDPNVANENHQMVEEYFGMPCSNMDSPSSGSLVSSDTENQVSSEAEVQHGESFSVGTVSSKPLPKVDSPLSCASTDGGSSASAPVSFQSCETPKDSKSQGEELVSPPKDKSKEKTANSDSNASGAVSSDTPAKPVVTVPEPKVVQQDIVDMYMKSMQQFTESLAKMKLPMDFENGPTSSENSTSSEQKTPGSKNSGSRVFYGSRAFF, from the coding sequence ATGGACTCCCCTCAATCGGTTGTTTCACCCCTCAAGAGCTCTTTCCTGGAGTCTGAGAAGCAGCATATGACAGAAAAGTCGAGCCTCTTCACAAGGGAGATCAATTCCCAGAGGAATGGAAGTGAAGTTGGTAACGTGGAGGAGTTTCTCGGAGCTCTGAAGGTGTACATACACCAAGCTCGGGATATCCACAACATATGCATCTATCAAAAACAAGACGTCTATGCTAAGCTCTGTGTGACTAGTGATCCCGAGAAGACAGTCTCCACCAAGATCATCAATGGTGGTGGGGCAAACCCTGTTTTCAATGAGAATCTCATTCTCAACGTTCGCAAAGTTGATTCCTCCCTTAAATGTGAGATATGGATGCTAAGCAGGGTGAAGAATTATCTTGAAGATCAGCTTCTCGGGTTTGCTTTGGTGCCTATATCTGAAGTCCTCCTCAACAATGGTAAGTTGGAAAAGGAGTTCTCCCTTTCCTCAACCGATCTCTTCCACTCACCTGCGGGATTCGTTCAGCTGTCCGTGTCGTATGATGGAGTGCCGCCTGAGGTCATTCCAATCCCGGCACCGCTCACGTCTGCGGAGAGTGATTCAGTGACCAAGGACACTGAATCTGCCAAGTCTGTTCCTGATGACATGGACAAGATTGAGTTCCCTGACCCTAATGTCGCAAACGAGAATCACCAGATGGTCGAGGAATATTTTGGGATGCCATGTAGCAACATGGACTCACCGAGTTCAGGCAGCTTGGTCAGTTCCGATACTGAAAATCAGGTGAGCTCCGAGGCTGAGGTTCAGCATGGAGAGAGTTTCTCGGTGGGAACTGTGAGCTCGAAACCTTTGCCAAAGGTTGATTCTCCTCTGAGCTGTGCATCAACGGATGGAGGTTCGTCTGCGTCAGCTCCCGTGAGTTTTCAGTCTTGTGAGACTCCGAAAGATTCAAAATCTCAGGGCGAGGAACTCGTTTCACCTCCTAAAGACAAATCCAAGGAAAAAACTGCAAACAGCGACAGTAATGCTTCAGGTGCGGTGTCGAGTGATACGCCTGCAAAACCGGTTGTGACAGTGCCGGAGCCGAAGGTGGTTCAGCAGGACATAGTGGATATGTACATGAAGAGCATGCAGCAGTTCACTGAATCCTTGGCCAAGATGAAGCTTCCGATGGACTTTGAGAACGGGCCGACCAGCTCGGAGAATTCAACGAGCTCTGAGCAGAAGACTCCAGGATCGAAGAACTCGGGCTCTCGTGTGTTTTATGGAAGCAGAGCTTTCTTCTGA